Genomic DNA from Streptomyces diastaticus subsp. diastaticus:
ATGTGGTCGGCCTACCGCGAGGGCTCGGCGGCCGACCGGATCATCGGCGCGGGCACCTTCGGTGTGCTGTCCGTGCCCAGCTTCCTGGCCGGACTGCTGCTGATCCTGCTCCTGGTCGACTCCGGCGGCTGGTTCCCGCGTTCCGCCTGGGTGCGGATCGGCGACGGCGACCTGCTCGGCAACCTGCACCACGCCTTCCTGCCCGCGCTGACCGTCGCCCTCGCCGAACTCGCCATGTTCACCCGAGTGCTGCGCGGCGACCTGATCGTGACGCTGCGCGAGGACTACATCCTCGCCGCCCGCGCCAAGGGCATGAACCCGCTGCGCGTCCTGTTCACCGACGCCCTGCGCCCCTCCTCCTTCTCCCTGGTCACCCTGCTCGGGCTGAGCCTGGGCCGGCTGATCGGCGCCACCGTCGTCGTGGAGTACCTCTTCTCGCTGCCCGGCATGGGGACGCTCATCGTCAACGCCGCCAACCAGGGCGACTACCCCATGGTCCAGGGCACCGTGCTCACCGTCGCCGTGATCTACGTGGTGATCAACGCCGGCATCGACCTCTCCTACGGCTACCTCGACCCGAGGACGCGACGTGTCCATGCCTGACATCGCCCCGCGCACGCGGACAGCGTTCCCACCGCCCCCACTCGTCGCCGCGGCCCTGACCGTGGCCGGCCTGGTCCTGCTGGTGTCCGGCGCGACCACGCCCCAACTCGTCACGCCCGCCAAGGCCGCGCTCGCGCTGCTCGGCCTCGGTCTGCTCCTCGCCGGTGCCTCCCGGCTCGGCAAACTGTGGGCGGGGCCCGGCTTCGACGTGGTGTTCTGGTCCGGCGCGGCCTGGCTCCTGCTGCTCGGCCTCGCCATCGTGTGCCTGCCGTGGCTGCCGCTCGCCGAGGACCGGGACGTCGCGAGCACCGTCGCCGCACCCGTGTTCGCCACCCCGACGTTCACCGGCGAGCACCCGCTCGGCACCAACGCCTTCGGCCTCGACCTGCTCGCCCGGTCCCTGTACGGCGCCCGCTCCTCCCTGCTCATCTCGCTGTCGGCGGTCGCCCTCGGCACCGTGGTCGGCGGCGCGATCGGCATGGTCGCGGGCTACTTCCGCAATGGCGTCGACCGGGTGGTGGGTATCGCCACCAACGCGCTGCTCGCCGTGCCCCCGCTGATTCTGCTCATCGCGCTGGCGACCGTGCTCCAGCCGCACCTGGGCAACGTCGCCTTCTCCCTGTCCCTGCTCACCGTCCCGGGCATGGTGCGCCTGGCCCGCGCCACCACGATGGCCCACGCCAACCGGGAGTTCGTCGTCGCCGCCCGCGCCATGGGGGCCACCCGCTCCCGCGTCCTGCTGCGCGAACTGCTGCCCAACGTGCTGCTGCCCCTGCTGTCCCTGGCCGTGGTGATGATCTCGGTGCTCATCGTCGCCGAGGCCTCCCTCAGCTTCCTCGGCCTCGGCATCCAGCCTCCCGCACCGACCTGGGGAAACATGATCGCAGAGGGGGAGGACCGGGTCTTCGAGGAGCACCCGCACATCGTGCTGGTTCCCGGTGCCTTCCTCTTCCTCACCGTGTTCGCCTTCAACATCGTCGGCGAGAAGGCTCGCGGACGCTGGGACTCCCGGAGCGTGAAACTGTGACCCCCGAGCGGCAAAGAGAACCCCTGGAGCCAACGGCCCGGGCCGCCCCGCCCGGGCCCACCGGCGAGGCCCCGCTGCTCGACGCGTCCGCCACGGGCACCGTCTTCCACACACCTCACGGCCCGCTGCGGGCCGTCGACGAGGTCTCGCTGACCCTGGCCGAGGGCGAGACCCTCGGTATCGTCGGGGAGTCGGGATCGGGCAAGTCCGTGCTCGGCCGCACCCTCATGGGCCTGATCACCGACGGCCCCGGCACCACCGTGTCCGGCCGGGTCCTGATCGGCGGCAAGGACGTGCACGCCCTCACCCCCGCCGGACGGCGCGCCCTGTGGGGCACCGAGGTCGCCATGGTCTTCCAGGACCCGATGACCTCCCTCAACCCGGTCAAGAAGGTCGGCACCCACCTCTCCGAGAGCCTCCGGCTGCACCTGCGCCTGAGTCGCGCGGACGCCAGGGACCGGGCCGTGGACCTGCTCCGCCAGGTCGGCATCCCCGAACCCGTCCGGCGGGCCGGCCAGTACCCGCACGAACTCTCCGGCGGCATGCGCCAGCGCGTCGTCATCGCCATGGCCCTCGCCTGCGGCCCACGTCTCCTCATCGCCGACGAGCCCACCACCGCCCTCGACGTCACCGTGCAGAAGCAGATCCTCGACCTGCTGCGCTCGCTCGCCGAGGAACTGCGCATGGCGACCGTCCTCATCAGCCACGACCTCGCCACCGTCGCGGGCCGCACCGACCGCGTCGCCGTCATGTACGCGGGCCGCCTGGTCGAGTACGCGGACACCGCCGCCGTCTTCGACCGCCCCCGCCACCCCTACAGCAGCGCCCTGATCGCGTCCATCCCGCGCCTGGAGCTGCCACCGCACACCCTGCTGCCCGCCATCGAGGGCCACCCGCCCGACCTGCGGCACCCGCCCGCCGGATGCCGCTTCGCCCCACGCTGCGCCCTCGCCGACGCTCGCTGCACCACCGAGTCCCCGCGCCTGACCGCCTACGCCGGTGACCGCGGCGCCGGCGGCCTGGTCGCCTGCCACCACCCGCTGGGCGCCGCCGAGGAGGCCGCCGTATGACCACCACCCGGGACGCCCCCGCGCTGACGGCCACGGACCTCGTCGTCGAGTTCCCCGCCGGACGCGGCCAGAAGGTGCACGCCGTCTCCGGCGTCTGCCTGGAGGTCGCGGCCGGGGAGACCCTCGGCATCCTCGGCGAGTCCGGTTGTGGGAAGTCCACCGTCGGGCGGTCCCTGATCCAGCTGCCGCCCCCCGACGCGGGCACCGTCCGTCTCGGCGACCTCACCCTCACCGGGCTCGCCCCGCGCGCACTGCGGCGCGCCCGCGCCCGGATGCAGATCATCATGCAGGACCCTGTCTCCGCCCTGAACCCCCGCCGCAGGGTCAAGGACCTGGTGTGGGAGGGCCGTTCCATCTGGGGTGCCGGGGACGACCTCCGTGACCAGGAAGCCCGCGTCGACACCGCCCTGCGCGACGTCGGCCTCGACCCCGCGACCGTGCGGGACCGCCGGCCGCACGAACTCTCCGGCGGCCAGTGCCAGCGCGTCTGCGTCGCCCGCGCCCTCATGCTCGATCCCGAGGTGCTGATCTGCGACGAACCCGTCTCCAGCCTCGACGTGTCCGTGCAGGCCCAGATTCTCAACCTCCTTCAGGAGACGACCCGACGGCGTTCACTGAGCATGGTCTTCATCGCCCACGACGTGTCCGTGGTGAAGAACATCAGCGACCGCGTCATGGTCATGTACCTCGGCAAGGTCTGCGAGGTACTGCCCTCCGACGACATGCAGCACGAGGCCGCCCACCCCTACACCCGGCTGCTGCTCGCCTCCCTTCCCCAGGCCCAGCTCGCCCCCGCCGCCCCCGCCGCCGCAGCGCCGGCCGCCGAACTGCCCTCCCCCCTGAACCCGCCGTCGGGCTGCCGTTTCCGAACGCGCTGCCCGCTGGCCACCGACCTGTGCGCCGCCGAGGAACCCGCCCCGCGTGAAATCCGCCCGGGGCACCGGATCGCCTGCCACCACGCCGAACCGAGGAGGAACCGCCCATGACCGCCCACCAGACCCCCGAGCCGCCCACCGAGTCCCGGCCCCCCGCGGTCCCCGATGTCCTGGCCCCCGCCAGACTGGGCCCGCTGGAGCTGCGCAACCGCGTCATCAAGGCCGCGACCTACGAAGGACTCAGCCACAGGTCCCTGGTCACCAAGGACCTCGTGGACTTCCACGTCGGCTACGCCCGCGGCGGCGTCGGGATGACCACCGTCGCGTACTGCGCGGTCGCCAAGGAGGGCCGCACCGACCGCCACCAGATCTACTGGACCGACGAGGCGATGCCCGGCCTGCGCGTCCTCACCGAGGCCGTGCACGCCGAGGGCGCCGCGGTCGCGGCCCAGATCGGACACGCCGGGCCGGTCGCCAACCCCAAGGGCAACGGCGCGCCCGCCCTCTCGCCGTCCAGGCACTTCCACGCCACCACCGTGAGCGTCGCCCAGGAAGCGTCCCTCGACGACATCCGGCGCGTCACCGAGGCCCACGCGGAGGCCGCCCGCCGTGCGGTCGAGGCGGGGTTCGACGCCGTGGAGGTACACCTGGGCCACAACTACCTGGCCAGCTCCTTTCTCAGCCCCCGCGTCAACCGCCGCACCGACGCCTACGGCGGCAGCCTGGCCAACCGCGCCCGGCTGGCCCGGGAGGTCATGCGGGCGGTGTACGACGCGGTCGGCGGGCGCATCGCGGTCATCGCCAAGATGAACATGGACGACGGAGTGCCCGGCGGCTTCTGGCTCGACGAGGCCATCCCCGTGGTGCAGTGGCTCGAACAGGACGGCACCGTCGACGCGCTGGAGATGACCGCCGGAAGCTCCCTGCTCAACCCGATGTACCTCTTCAAGGGGGACGCCCCGCTCAGGGAGTTCGCCGCGGTCATGCCGCAGCCGATGAAGCTCGGGGTGAAGCTGGTCGGCAGCCGCTTCCTGCACAGCTACCCCTACCGGGACGCCTTCCTCCTGGAGGACGCCCGGCAGATCCGGGCCGCGGTGAAGCTGCCGATGATCCTGCTCGGCGGCATCACCGGCAAGCCCGTCATGGACCGTGCCATGAGTGAGGGCTTCGAGTTCGTCGCCATGGCCCGTGCCCTGCTGCGCGAGCCCGACCTGGTCAACCGCCTGCGCGAGGACGCGAGCACCCCCTCGCTGTGCATCCACTGCAACAAGTGCATGCCCACCAACTTCACCGGCACCCGCTGCGTGCTGGTCGACCGCGCCACCACTCGGCGCGAGACCTGGGGCACGCCCGACGGATACGTGGCGTGAGAGGAGAGGCCGGCACGAGGCGTGCAGCGGGGACGACCACCGGCGATCAGCCCGACGCGGTCGCCACGGCCGCCGCCGTACGCAGCGGTGAGACCGACGCCCGCACCGTCACCGAGGAGGCGATCGCCCGCATCGAAGAACGCGACCCCGGGCTCCACGCGGTGGTCCACACCCGGTTCGAGGCCGCCCTCGCGGAGGTCGCCGCAGGCCTGCCCGACGGCCCGCTGCACGGCGTGCCCATGCTGGTCAAGGACCTCGGTACCGAGGTCGAGGGGCTGCCCGCGACCGGCGGCAGCCGCCTCTTCAGCGAGGTCACGGCCCGCCGCGACAGCGAACTGGTCGCCCGCTACCGCCGGGCCGGCGCCGTCATCCTCGGCACCACCAACACCCCGGAGCTGGGCCTCAACGCCTCCACCGAACCGGCGCTGCACGGCCCGACCCGCAATCCGTGGAACCACGCGTACTCGCCCGGGGGCTCCAGCGGCGGCTCGGCGGCAGCCGTGGCGGCCGGGATGGTCCCCGTCGCACACGCGAGCAACGGCGGTGGCTCGATCCGTATCCCGGCGGCGGCCTGCGGTCTGTTCGGCCTCAAGCCGAGCCGTGGCCGGGTCTCGCCCGCGCCGCGGCCCACCACCCTGTCGGGCCTCGTCTCCGCGCACCACGCCCTCACCACCACCGTGCGGGACAGCGCCCTGCTCCTCGACGTCGTCGCCGGCCCGCTGCCCGGGGACGCCTTCGCCGCACCGGACCCGGGGGCCCCGTTCGCGGAACTGGCCCGGCGCGACCCGGGCCGGCTGCGGATCGGCCTGCTCACCACGGTGCCGGACGGCCCCGAGGTGCACCCCGACTGCGCGCGGGCGGCGCGGTCGGCGGCCGAGCTGTGCGCACGCCTGGGACACGAGGTCGTCGAGACCACCGCCCGGTACCGGCCCGCCGACGTCGCGGTCACCTCGGCGATGCTGATGGGTGCCGACGTGGTCTCCCAGATCGACGCCCGGCTGGAGCAACTCGGCAGGCCCCTGGCCGACGACGACATCGAGCCCTTCACCCGCGTCCTGTACGAGAGCTACCGGGCCCGGCCCGCCGCCGACGTCAGCCGGGCGCTGCGCCGCGTGCAGGAGATCGGGTGGGCGGTCGGCGCCGCGTTCGACGAGGTCGACCTGCTGCTCAGCCCGACCCTCGCCCAGCCGACGCCGCCGCTCGGCACCCTGGACACGGCGGACCCCGCGTCGGTCTACCGGCACGCCTCCGTGTACTCCGCCTTCACCAGCTTCTGCAACCTCACCGGAATGCCGGCCATGTCCGTCCCGTTCTTCGGCCCGGACCGCGAAGGGCTGCCGCTCGGCGTCCAGTTCGCCGGGCCGCTCGGCGGCGAGGGCACGCTGCTGGCCCTGGCCGCACAGCTGGAGCGGGCGGCCGCCTGAGACTCCGGCCGGACGCCACCGAGGGCTGCCGGGACACCTGCGGCGGAACCGCGTGGGTGTCCCGGCAGCACCTTCACCGTCACCGACGAGACCGCCCTGGAGTCGCTCGGCCCCGGCATCGGCGCCATGTACGTCCGTTCGCGCACCGTAAACCTGGCGCGCGGGGGACGCTCGACGCCTACGTCCCCGCGCCGCGACCGGGCCGGAGCCGTAGGCGCGGCGCGAGACCGAGCGCGTCGGACCCCTCCAGCCGGCGCCTGACCGCCCACCCCCGGCCCCCCGCCGTCCGGAACCGGGGAGGGCACCGACCACACAGCGGGGTGATCACCGGCCGGGCGCACCAGCATGCCGCCGATGCCCGTCGGCGCAGTGCTGGGCGGAAGGAACCGCGGGGCGCGGTCAGCACGCACCGAACCGGACGACCATGGGCTGGTGGCGACCCAGTGCGCCACCCGCGGTCCGAGGCAAGAGGTGACGGCTCAGGTCCCGGCGATGCGTCAGCGGCCGTGAACCTCACCCCCGCCGGTGTGCGGAGGCCACAGCGGCAACGGACAGCCGGCTTCGCGGTGACCACGGGGGAGGCGCGCCTCCCGGCGTCGGCGCGGCGCGTAGGGGGTTGCACCTTCCGTGGCGGCATGTGATCCGGTGGACTCACGTCCCGCTGCCTTGAGGAAGGTCCCCGCTCATGCATTCGTCTTTCACGCCGCCCCGCCAGGTCAAGATCGGCGCCGCGGCGGCCTTCGTCGGCAGCACGCCACGGGCGATTCGCCACTACCACGAGATCGGGCTGCTCCCCGAGCCGGAGCGGGGCGGCGACGACCGCCGCCGCTACGGGTACGAGGACATGGTCCGCTTGCTGTGGATTCGCAGGATGGCCGACGCCGGGATCGCCCTGGACGACATCCGTGACGCCTTCACCACCCCCCGGACGGCCTCCGTCAGCGCGGACAGCGGGGACGGCATCGCGGGGACCCTGGAGCGGTTGGAGGATTCCCTCGCCGAGCAGGAGGCGGAACTGCGGCGGCAACGGACTACCGTGCAGCGGATGCGCGCCGAAGGCAGCCGGATGGGCCTGCTCTCCGACTTCGTCACCGAACGCCTCAAGAGCCTGCCCGAGGGCTCCCTGCGCCAGGCGGACCTGGACAGTCTGCTGGTCACTGAGCGGATCTTCGGCCCGCTGGGCGCGGCCGTCCAGGCCACCCGCTTCATCGCCCTGGCCACGCATCCCGCTCTGCGGGAGGATTCCGACCGCGTCGACGACGCCGAGGAGGCACTCGACGACAGCGTCGCCGTCGATGATCCACGGGTGCTGCAAGTGGCCGTCGAGCGACACGCCTTCGAAACCGCCCTGCAAACCGTCATCGAGGAGTCCGGCCTGGCCGAGGACGAGGACGCCCTCTTCGACGCCTGGGACGCGTTGCACCCGGCCACCGCCGACGACGGCGAGGGCGACCTCGGCTCCGGCAGGCGGGAGCCTGACTCCATGAGCGCCTTCGAGGCCGTCGGCAGGATGCCCTACGCCTTCTCCCCGGCCCGCCTGCGCTGTGTGGAACTGGCGGAAGAGCTGTCCGCCCGTGCCTCCTCCGGCACGGGAAGCACGGCCTGAAGACCTCCGGACGGAATGATCTCCGAGGTGGTCGGACCGCTCGGGGAGGACTGCGGGCCCGCCGTCGTTCGCGCCCGTCGCCGCCCTGACGACGGCCAGCGGGCAGGGCGAACTCGCACGCGGGTCTGCGCACCGTCGCCGCACATGCTCGTCCGCATCTGGTGGC
This window encodes:
- a CDS encoding ABC transporter permease; its protein translation is MGPALRRLALRALELLVVLFIASIGVFSLVVLMPGDPAVDILGAGRAPSEYAALRTELGLDQPLATRYFDWLGGALTGDLGRSVVPPRSDVAGRVMSALPVSLEIAVLGLLIALLVAVPLAMWSAYREGSAADRIIGAGTFGVLSVPSFLAGLLLILLLVDSGGWFPRSAWVRIGDGDLLGNLHHAFLPALTVALAELAMFTRVLRGDLIVTLREDYILAARAKGMNPLRVLFTDALRPSSFSLVTLLGLSLGRLIGATVVVEYLFSLPGMGTLIVNAANQGDYPMVQGTVLTVAVIYVVINAGIDLSYGYLDPRTRRVHA
- a CDS encoding ABC transporter permease, which translates into the protein MPDIAPRTRTAFPPPPLVAAALTVAGLVLLVSGATTPQLVTPAKAALALLGLGLLLAGASRLGKLWAGPGFDVVFWSGAAWLLLLGLAIVCLPWLPLAEDRDVASTVAAPVFATPTFTGEHPLGTNAFGLDLLARSLYGARSSLLISLSAVALGTVVGGAIGMVAGYFRNGVDRVVGIATNALLAVPPLILLIALATVLQPHLGNVAFSLSLLTVPGMVRLARATTMAHANREFVVAARAMGATRSRVLLRELLPNVLLPLLSLAVVMISVLIVAEASLSFLGLGIQPPAPTWGNMIAEGEDRVFEEHPHIVLVPGAFLFLTVFAFNIVGEKARGRWDSRSVKL
- a CDS encoding ABC transporter ATP-binding protein, translated to MTPERQREPLEPTARAAPPGPTGEAPLLDASATGTVFHTPHGPLRAVDEVSLTLAEGETLGIVGESGSGKSVLGRTLMGLITDGPGTTVSGRVLIGGKDVHALTPAGRRALWGTEVAMVFQDPMTSLNPVKKVGTHLSESLRLHLRLSRADARDRAVDLLRQVGIPEPVRRAGQYPHELSGGMRQRVVIAMALACGPRLLIADEPTTALDVTVQKQILDLLRSLAEELRMATVLISHDLATVAGRTDRVAVMYAGRLVEYADTAAVFDRPRHPYSSALIASIPRLELPPHTLLPAIEGHPPDLRHPPAGCRFAPRCALADARCTTESPRLTAYAGDRGAGGLVACHHPLGAAEEAAV
- a CDS encoding oligopeptide/dipeptide ABC transporter ATP-binding protein; protein product: MTTTRDAPALTATDLVVEFPAGRGQKVHAVSGVCLEVAAGETLGILGESGCGKSTVGRSLIQLPPPDAGTVRLGDLTLTGLAPRALRRARARMQIIMQDPVSALNPRRRVKDLVWEGRSIWGAGDDLRDQEARVDTALRDVGLDPATVRDRRPHELSGGQCQRVCVARALMLDPEVLICDEPVSSLDVSVQAQILNLLQETTRRRSLSMVFIAHDVSVVKNISDRVMVMYLGKVCEVLPSDDMQHEAAHPYTRLLLASLPQAQLAPAAPAAAAPAAELPSPLNPPSGCRFRTRCPLATDLCAAEEPAPREIRPGHRIACHHAEPRRNRP
- a CDS encoding NADH:flavin oxidoreductase produces the protein MTAHQTPEPPTESRPPAVPDVLAPARLGPLELRNRVIKAATYEGLSHRSLVTKDLVDFHVGYARGGVGMTTVAYCAVAKEGRTDRHQIYWTDEAMPGLRVLTEAVHAEGAAVAAQIGHAGPVANPKGNGAPALSPSRHFHATTVSVAQEASLDDIRRVTEAHAEAARRAVEAGFDAVEVHLGHNYLASSFLSPRVNRRTDAYGGSLANRARLAREVMRAVYDAVGGRIAVIAKMNMDDGVPGGFWLDEAIPVVQWLEQDGTVDALEMTAGSSLLNPMYLFKGDAPLREFAAVMPQPMKLGVKLVGSRFLHSYPYRDAFLLEDARQIRAAVKLPMILLGGITGKPVMDRAMSEGFEFVAMARALLREPDLVNRLREDASTPSLCIHCNKCMPTNFTGTRCVLVDRATTRRETWGTPDGYVA
- a CDS encoding amidase is translated as MRGEAGTRRAAGTTTGDQPDAVATAAAVRSGETDARTVTEEAIARIEERDPGLHAVVHTRFEAALAEVAAGLPDGPLHGVPMLVKDLGTEVEGLPATGGSRLFSEVTARRDSELVARYRRAGAVILGTTNTPELGLNASTEPALHGPTRNPWNHAYSPGGSSGGSAAAVAAGMVPVAHASNGGGSIRIPAAACGLFGLKPSRGRVSPAPRPTTLSGLVSAHHALTTTVRDSALLLDVVAGPLPGDAFAAPDPGAPFAELARRDPGRLRIGLLTTVPDGPEVHPDCARAARSAAELCARLGHEVVETTARYRPADVAVTSAMLMGADVVSQIDARLEQLGRPLADDDIEPFTRVLYESYRARPAADVSRALRRVQEIGWAVGAAFDEVDLLLSPTLAQPTPPLGTLDTADPASVYRHASVYSAFTSFCNLTGMPAMSVPFFGPDREGLPLGVQFAGPLGGEGTLLALAAQLERAAA
- a CDS encoding MerR family transcriptional regulator — protein: MHSSFTPPRQVKIGAAAAFVGSTPRAIRHYHEIGLLPEPERGGDDRRRYGYEDMVRLLWIRRMADAGIALDDIRDAFTTPRTASVSADSGDGIAGTLERLEDSLAEQEAELRRQRTTVQRMRAEGSRMGLLSDFVTERLKSLPEGSLRQADLDSLLVTERIFGPLGAAVQATRFIALATHPALREDSDRVDDAEEALDDSVAVDDPRVLQVAVERHAFETALQTVIEESGLAEDEDALFDAWDALHPATADDGEGDLGSGRREPDSMSAFEAVGRMPYAFSPARLRCVELAEELSARASSGTGSTA